Proteins from one Triticum aestivum cultivar Chinese Spring chromosome 7A, IWGSC CS RefSeq v2.1, whole genome shotgun sequence genomic window:
- the LOC123154293 gene encoding uncharacterized protein, producing the protein MKIKKGIVSAPPAPPAEIASHPIHPEHKLLLVTTDDVEFECDGCKERGAGGRYTCDHYGEHRGCDFDLHIGCALAPDVLETPLLFEGRAFVLLHEPPPPDPADHRVCDACGDKVLGLVYHCFDRDLDLHPSCARLPPRVDLDGLAFELCREHVPSRSCVLCTGKGRRCRRKFLSYRSEWDGEAVYLHVACVKEMAYESLKSGHGSHDGGGKTVVQANKAPSLKVALALKKAQSSTRRFKRFLKIVGFFARVVIGVIFGDPTAMIAAVVEVVFSRGGG; encoded by the coding sequence ATGAAGATCAAGAAGGGGATCGTGAGCGCTCCTCCGGCGCCGCCGGCTGAGATCGCCTCCCACCCCATCCATCCGGAGCACAAGCTGCTGCTTGTCACCACCGACGACGTGGAGTTCGAGTGCGACGGCTGCAAGGAGAGGGGGGCCGGCGGGAGGTACACCTGCGATCACTACGGCGAGCACCGCGGCTGCGACTTCGACCTCCACATCGGCTGCGCGCTCGCGCCGGACGTGCTGGAGACCCCTCTGTTGTTCGAGGGGCGCGCGTTCGTGCTCCTCCACGAGCCCCCGCCTCCCGACCCCGCCGACCACCGGGTCTGCGACGCGTGCGGCGACAAGGTGCTCGGCCTCGTGTACCACTGCTTCGACCGCGACCTCGACCTCCACCCGTCCTGCGCGCGCCTGCCTCCGCGCGTCGACCTCGACGGCCTCGCCTTCGAGCTCTGCCGCGAGCACGTGCCGAGCCGGAGCTGCGTCCTCTGCACCGGCAAGGGGCGCCGCTGCCGGCGCAAGTTCTTGTCGTACCGCTCCGAGTGGGACGGCGAGGCCGTTTACCTGCACGTGGCCTGCGTGAAGGAGATGGCCTACGAGAGCCTCAAGTCCGGCCACGGCAGCCATGACGGCGGCGGGAAGACGGTCGTGCAAGCGAATAAGGCCCCGTCTTTGAAGGTGGCGCTGGCGCTCAAGAAGGCTCAGAGTAGCACCAGGCGCTTCAAACGTTTCCTCAAGATTGTCGGATTCTTCGCGCGCGTCGTCATCGGCGTGATCTTTGGGGACCCGACGGCGATGATCGCTGCGGTCGTGGAGGTTGTCTTCTCCCGCGGCGGCGGATAG
- the LOC123148110 gene encoding UDP-galactose/UDP-glucose transporter 3, whose amino-acid sequence MVSARKGQGRGGGARGPPRVDGGGGGGSLASRVAVLAFCVAGIWSSYITQGILQETLSTKRFGPEERRFDHLAFLNFAQNVVCFVWSFIMIKLWSGGSSPAGRAPLLKYWGVSITNTIGPTMGIEALKYISYPAQVLAKSSKMIPVMLMGTLLYGVKYTIPEYFCTFLVAGGVSSFALLKTSSKTIKKLANPNAPLGYGLCFLNLAFDGYTNSTQDLIKSRFPKTNPWDIMLGMNLWGTIYNTLIMFVAPLLFSNWPYANGFEAVSFCRENPEVAWDILMFCLCGAVGQNFIFLTISRFGSLTNTTITTTRKFMSIVISSVISGNPLSMEQWGSVVMVFSGLSLQIYLKWKRKKGRDHKE is encoded by the exons ATGGTGTCCGCGCGCAAGGGCCAGGGCCGCGGAGGCGGGGCCCGAGGCCCTCCCcgcgtcgacggcggcggcggcggcggcagcctggcTTCGCGCGTGGCCGTGCTCGCCTTCTGCGTCGCCGGGATCTGGTCGTCCTACATCACCCAGGGCATCCTCCAGGAGACGCT ATCGACGAAGCGATTCGGGCCGGAGGAGCGGCGGTTCGACCACCTCGCGTTCCTCAACTTCGCGCAGAACGTCGTCTGCTTCGTCTGGTCCTTCATAA TGATCAAGCTGTGGTCGGGCGGTAGCAGTCCTGCCGGGCGGGCGCCGCTTCTCAAGTACTGGGGCGTcagcatcaccaacaccatcgGCCCGACCATGGGGATCGAGGCGCTCAAGTACATCAGCTACCCGGCTCAG GTCTTGGCGAAATCTTCTAAGATGATTCCAG TTATGTTGATGGGAACTCTACTCTATGGTGTTAAGTATACAATTCCAGAGTACTTTTGCACCTTCCTTGTTGCTGGGGGCGTGTCATCCTTTGCATTGTTGAAG ACAAGTTCGAAGACTATCAAGAAGCTTGCTAACCCTAATGCTCCGCTTGGCTATGGGTTGTGCTTCCTCAACTTAGCTTTTGATGGCTACACTAACTCAACCCAAGATTTAATTAAGTCCAG GTTCCCCAAGACTAACCCTTGGGATATAATGCTTGGCATGAACCTCTGGGGAACCATATACAATACTTTAATTATGTTTGTGGCGCCATTACTGTTCAGTAACTGGCCATACGCAAACGGTTTTGAGGCTGTAAGTTTTTGCCGGGAGAACCCAGAGGTGGCCTGGGACATTCTCATGTTCTGCCTATGCGGCGCCGTGGGTCAGAATTTCATCTTCCTGACCATCAGCCGATTCGGCTCTCTTACTAACACTACAATCACCACCACCCGCAAGTTCATGAGCATCGTCATCTCATCAGTTATCAGTGGTAACCCACTGTCCATGGAGCAATGGGGAAGTGTTGTGATGGTCTTTTCTGGCCTCTCTCTCCAAATATATCTCAAATGGAAGAGAAAGAAGGGCAGAGATCACAAGGAATGA
- the LOC123153468 gene encoding cyanidin 3-O-rutinoside 5-O-glucosyltransferase-like → MADMFTDTFLPRRLPSTLGSTPENHAVPSQKPRSMERSSATPHFLFVTTPMQGHINPARRLAARVMASMPGARVTFSTAVGGHRLMFPSLASPDEETVDDAGVLYVPYSDGFDEGFRPEVHGTDTYKERARAVGRETLSAVVAGLAARGRPVTCMVYAFLVGWAPHVARAHGIPAALYWIQPAAVFAVYYHYFHGHEALIASCANDADPDAAVELPGLPPLRSSALPSVVSITSPEHPHYLLLDMMRDLFLVLDEYKPKVLVNTFDALEPDALRAVAQFELVAVGPVVPDEASPSRSDLFRRDDGKGYMEWLDTKPARSVVYVSFGSFLSMSERQAEETRRGLEATGRPYLWVARKGAGECATLDGGDDDNGVRAQGVVVEWCDQVKVLSHPAVGCFVTHCGWNSTLESVTSGVPMVAVPQWTDQPTVAWLVEARMGVGVRARADDEGAVDRGELQRCVETIMGDGEAALGIRAQADLWRGRAEEAIAGGGTSERNLRAFASELCSDVNGTRGDGVRAAATCT, encoded by the exons ATGGCCGACATGTTCACGGACA CATTTTTGCCTCGTCGACTCCCCTCCACTCTCGGATCTACTCCAGAGAACCACGCCGTCCCTTCCCAAAAACCTCGCTCAATGGAAAGATCCTCAGCTACACCGCACTTCCTGTTCGTCACCACGCCGATGCAAGGCCACATCAACCcggcgcgccgcctcgccgcccgcgtgATGGCGTCGATGCCGGGCGCGCGCGTCACCTTCTCCACCGCCGTTGGAGGCCACCGGCTCATGTTCCCGTCCCTAGCGAGCCCCGACGAAGAGACCGTCGACGACGCCGGCGTGCTGTACGTCCCCTACTCCGACGGCTTCGACGAGGGGTTCAGGCCCGAGGTGCATGGCACGGACACCTACAAGGAGCGCGCGCGCGCCGTGGGGCGCGAGACGCTCTCCGCCGTCGTCGCCGGACTCGCCGCGCGGGGCCGCCCCGTGACGTGCATGGTCTACGCCTTCCTCGTCGGGTGGGCACCCCACGTCGCGCGCGCGCACGGGATCCCCGCGGCGCTCTACTGGATCCAGCCGGCCGCCGTGTTCGCCGTGTACTACCACTACTTCCACGGCCACGAAGCTCTCATCGCCTCCTGCGCCAACGACGCtgaccccgacgccgccgtcgagCTGCCGGGACTGCCGCCTCTCAGGTCCAGCGCGCTCCCGTCTGTCGTGTCTATTACCTCGCCGGAGCACCCGCACTACCTGCTGCTCGACATGATGCGCGATCTCTTCTTGGTGCTCGACGAGTACAAGCCCAAGGTGCTCGTCAACACTTTCGACGCGCTGGAGCCGGACGCGCTCCGCGCAGTCGCGCAgttcgagctcgtcgccgtcgggCCGGTGGTGCCGGACGAGGCATCTCCGTCGAGGTCGGACCTGTTCCGGCGCGACGACGGGAAGGGGTACATGGAGTGGCTGGACACGAAGCCGGCACGGTCCGTGGTGTACGTCTCGTTCGGGAGCTTCCTTTCGATGAGCGAGCGGCAGGCGGAGGAGACGAGGCGCGGCCTGGAGGCGACCGGCCGGCCGTACCTGTGGGTGGCGCGCAAGGGTGCCGGTGAATGCGCGACtttggacggcggcgacgacgacaacGGAGTGCGCGCGCAAGGGGTGGTGGTGGAGTGGTGCGACCAGGTGAAGGTGCTGTCGCACCCGGCGGTGGGCTGCTTCGTGacgcactgcgggtggaactcgACGCTGGAGAGCGTCACGAGCGGCGTGCCGATGGTGGCCGTGCCGCAGTGGACGGACCAGCCGACGGTGGCGTGGCTGGTGGAGGCGCGCATGGGCGTTGGCGTGCGCGCCCGGGCGGACGACGAGGGCGCGGTGGACCGAGGCGAGCTGCAGCGGTGCGTGGAGACGATCATGGGCGACGGGGAGGCCGCGTTGGGGATCCGGGCTCAGGCGGACCTCTGGAGGGGCCGGGCCGAGGAAGCGATCGCCGGCGGCGGGACGTCGGAGAGGAACTTACGGGCGTTCGCGTCGGAGCTGTGCTCTGACGTGAACGGCACACGGGGAGACGGGGTCAGAGCGGCAGCGACGTGCACGTGA
- the LOC123148112 gene encoding enoyl-[acyl-carrier-protein] reductase [NADH] 1, chloroplastic: MAPCATAGVQMLAARPCVSASQSMLASRAAVSRIDLALGAGSFASCPRISCSRSLGSSRSGAVAVRAVSGERSSSGLPIDLRGKRAFIAGVADDNGYGWAIAKALAAAGAEILVGTWVPALNIFETSLRRGKFDESRKLPDGSLMEIVKVYPLDAVYDSPEDVPEDVKTNKRYAGSSNWTVKEAAELVKKEYGSIDILVHSLANGPEVTKPLLETSRSGYLAAISASSYSFVSLLKHFLPIMNPGGASISLTYIASERTIPGYGGGMSSAKAALESDTKVLAFEAGRKGKIRVNTISAGPLGSRAAKAIGFIEKMIEYSYVNAPLQKELLADEVGNTAAFLVSPLASAITGSTVYVDNGLNTMGLAVDSPTVSSLL; the protein is encoded by the exons ATGGCCCCTTGCGCAACTGCCGGCGTGCAGATGCTGGCCGCGCGCCCCTGCGTCTCGGCCTCCCAGAGCATGCTCGCCTCGAGGGCGGCCGTCTCACGGATCGACCTGGCGCTCGGCGCTGGTAGCTTCGCGAGCTGCCCCAGAATCTCCTGCTCCAGGTCTCTTGGTTCTTCCCGGAGCGGCGCCGTCGCCGTAAGAGCGGTGTCAGGAGAACGTAGCTCTTCCGGGCTGCCCATCGATCTTAGAG GGAAAAGGGCATTTATTGCTGGGGTTGCTGATGATAACGGCTATGGCTGGGCAATTGCGAAGGCTCTTGCCGCAGCTGGTGCTGAAATTCTTGTTGGTACATGGGTGCCT GCACTTAACATATTTGAGACAAGCCTGAGGCGGGGAAAATTTGACGAATCACGGAA GCTACCTGATGGATCTCTTATGGAGATTGTTAAAGTCTACCCACTGGATGCTGTCTATGATTCACCGGAGGATGTTCCTGAAGAT GTCAAAACAAACAAAAGGTATGCAGGATCGTCAAATTGGACTGTGAAG GAAGCTGCCGAATTAGTTAAGAAGGAATATGGCAGCATTGACATTCTTGTGCATTCTCTTGCTAATGGTCCTGAG GTTACAAAACCTTTGCTGGAAACCTCAAGAAGTGGGTATCTTGCTGCAATTTCGGCATCCAGTTACTCCTTTGTTTCTTTACTTAAGCACTTCCTTCCTATCATGAATCCAG GTGGTGCTAGTATCTCGCTAACATACATTGCATCTGAAAGGACAATCCCTGG ATATGGCGGTGGCATGAGCTCAGCTAAAGCAGCTCTTGAGAGTGATACAAAA GTACTTGCTTTTGAAGCTGGACGCAAAGGCAAAATCCGAGTTAACACCATATCTGCAG GTCCTCTGGGAAGCAGAGCAGCCAAGGCAATTGGATTCATTGAGAAGATGATCGAGTACTCTTATGTCAATGCACCATTGCAGAAGGAGCTTCTGGCAG ATGAAGTCGGGAACACGGCAGCATTCCTGGTGTCTCCTTTGGCTTCTGCCATCACTGGATCGACTGTTTACGTCGACAACGGACTGAACACCATGGGTCTTGCGGTTGACAGCCCCACAGTATCTTCGTTGTTGTGA